The proteins below come from a single Esox lucius isolate fEsoLuc1 chromosome 7, fEsoLuc1.pri, whole genome shotgun sequence genomic window:
- the LOC105027845 gene encoding leucine-rich repeat neuronal protein 4: protein MSANKDMPPPILMLLLALLNGSLAFVSPYEVSGTNHTATLPLRPRQNTYDTSEPDDYYGLGSDPLGSPPPIPSRRPSSQPCDYDSCREHQTPCSQLAASSGCLCPGVTGPNVVPEAPFIKRLTTEGSTVVIQWCAPNSVVTHYNVTVGKLKTFVFGEGQRSGAVGEVSQGEEVCMVAVNNKGFSDRHVNSCKIYNPPGNNSLALKAGLIGGTLGLLLLLSLAFLLWRHRAQRKADARITHTTEETL, encoded by the coding sequence ATGTCTGCCAACAAGGACATGCCACCTCCAATCCTAATGCTTTTACTGGCCCTTCTCAATGGCTCCCTCGCCTTTGTTTCCCCCTACGAGGTCTCAGGGACCAACCACACGGCCACCCTGCCTCTTAGACCACGGCAAAACACCTACGACACGTCAGAGCCGGATGATTACTATGGTCTTGGTTCTGACCCACTTGGCTCACCCCCGCCTATCCCCTCGCGGAGACCCAGTTCACAGCCCTGTGATTACGACTCATGCAGGGAGCACCAGACGCCCTGTTCCCAGCTAGCAGCTTCCAGCGGCTGCCTGTGTCCGGGGGTGACAGGGCCCAACGTGGTTCCTGAAGCTCCCTTCATCAAGAGGCTAACTACGGAGGGTTCCACAGTGGTGATTCAGTGGTGTGCTCCAAATTCGGTCGTGACCCATTATAATGTCACGGTGGGTAAGCTGAAGACCTTTGTGTTTGGGGAGGGGCAGAGGAGTGGTGCTGTCGGGGAGGTGAGCCAGGGGGAGGAGGTGTGTATGGTGGCAGTGAATAACAAAGGATTTAGCGATCGTCACGTCAATTCCTGTAAAATATACAACCCCCCTGGGAACAACAGTTTGGCCCTGAAAGCAGGGCTCATAGGAGGGACCCTGGGGCTCCTGCTTCTCCTCTCACTGGCTTTCCTGCTCTGGCGCCACAGGGCTCAGAGGAAAGCAGATGCCAGGATCACTCATACCACGGAGGAAACACTATGA